Proteins from a genomic interval of Triplophysa dalaica isolate WHDGS20190420 chromosome 21, ASM1584641v1, whole genome shotgun sequence:
- the b3galt6 gene encoding beta-1,3-galactosyltransferase 6, translating into MNLVRLVCRHKTALALIFLFLFGVVLLFLAKCTSETLKPAESPGMAPRAESRQKHIEISPRAKELSAFLVVLITTGPKYTERRSIIRSTWLTKHDPDVLYWFVIGTEGLPAEDLKNLGTEQVRHHDLLLLPDLRDSYENLTQKLLHMYSWLDRNVDFKFVLKADDDTFARLDLLKEELKTKEPTRLYWGFFSGRGRVKAAGKWKESDWELCDYYLPYALGGGYVLSSDLVHYVGLNVGFLKTWQSEDVSLGAWLAPVDVKRLHDPRFDTEYKSRGCSNKYLVTHKQSLEDMLEKHQMLQRDGRLCKEEVKLRLSYIYDWSVPPSQCCQRKDGIP; encoded by the coding sequence ATGAATTTGGTCCGTCTTGTGTGTCGTCATAAGACAGCCCTGGCACTTATTTTCCTCTTCCTGTTTGGCGTCGTGCTCCTTTTCCTCGCCAAATGTACATCTGAGACACTCAAACCGGCCGAATCCCCCGGGATGGCACCACGGGCCGAATCACGACAGAAGCACATAGAAATTTCTCCTCGTGCCAAGGAGCTCTCAGCTTTTCTAGTTGTTCTCATCACCACGGGCCCAAAGTACACAGAGCGTCGCAGTATTATCCGAAGCACCTGGCTGACTAAACATGACCCTGATGTTCTCTACTGGTTCGTCATCGGCACCGAGGGTCTACCGGCTGAGGACCTGAAGAACCTCGGAACCGAGCAGGTCCGTCACCATGACCtcctcctgctccctgacctccGGGACTCGTACGAGAACCTCACGCAGAAGCTGCTTCACATGTACTCCTGGTTGGACCGAAACGTGGACTTTAAATTTGTCCTGAAGGCTGATGATGATACTTTTGCACGCTTGGATCTTCTCAAAGAGGAATTGAAGACTAAAGAGCCCACCCGTCTTTACTGGGGTTTCTTTTCTGGTCGTGGAAGAGTGAAAGCAGCCGGGAAGTGGAAGGAAAGCGATTGGGAACTGTGCGATTACTACTTACCCTACGCTTTGGGTGGGGGTTATGTGCTTTCTTCTGATCTTGTGCACTACGTAGGACTTAACGTGGGGTTTCTGAAGACGTGGCAGAGCGAGGACGTGTCATTGGGGGCGTGGCTTGCCCCCGTGGACGTGAAACGGCTTCACGACCCACGCTTCGACACTGAGTATAAGTCGCGCGGATGCAGCAATAAGTATCTGGTCACTCACAAGCAGAGTTTAGAGGACATGTTGGAGAAACATCAGATGCTGCAGAGGGACGGGCGTCTGTGCAAGGAAGAAGTCAAACTGAGGCTCTCTTACATTTACGACTGGAGTGTCCCACCTTCTCAGTGTTGCCAGCGCAAAGATGGCATCCCATGA